The following are encoded in a window of Primulina eburnea isolate SZY01 chromosome 4, ASM2296580v1, whole genome shotgun sequence genomic DNA:
- the LOC140828953 gene encoding uncharacterized protein isoform X1, which translates to MGRRKERRIAAISAAGRRVKLDLCVEPSGDLGGSSAQDELGGDSDSRTQAELPDSPSSSGPQLNNPLMLLEQYSDDDVDELLSEGQDAGAAKDPSYEVDDTTKGIGEETTEDIGTDDVNDPSVQVVKQLEMDNDDSVSQDLLQKFGKGVSSFSYTDDLHRETKAIEEGIHAATHSEPVGDESSSWKKVLHEESSQYYYWNILTGETSWEVPDVLAQATVVSHPEKTVGDTSGTSVDVEQEDATFEKLKEGSEAIYKTSGNSSKGAEANGFEEGSKGDSLGNEIANTDACQNCQTSLLDDAPVVNDAKYNCNLLSIDCKSGTHFVARLLKHCDILLERLNSLESLNWNLQWQDIKLKYKLEVEIRLSDIMTLASHGSALLQFWLYTEEQLKRLDAAIDDAIRQYGSAPIGEYEATVKSQEAFKVDSNEKKGPCQAAKESNHPDSTFEKSHIEAYSDLATTTGLVSSLVNPITCSNTETEGKDEIVGLEVQSEIISKSVVYCGEEVDMDVDMEVEDTSTSLKSSIGGASGAHYDILSHEQSNLQHPPAVHEPLLQGQMFSVQPPATSWIHQLSLENGPCPPPPPDNEPFPPPPPDDYPFPPPPPDEPPETSYPPPSHFESVHSLPYSEHYVLTYPSSNLDYFGQSNTEISGATLYSHPEGVQVSASHITPYYEPVSNIYAVTPLVGNPGEPSSYYGLQNGSLNHPSLVSGAAVESSRIQSETVLTNKDIDTTCSLGSHAETAYDLFPKANPSVVKYGQGSVKEAEFLDAQLAIGSQSTTSTSHGSQSTTSTSHGANALSASDTPTFVSAAAASSKVQSKVSRSKKRNVAMVSTLRSNKKVSSLVDKWKAAKEELHEEEEEPENVYEMLERKRQREIEEWQAQQIASGEAKENANFQPLGGDWRERVKRKRAQQMKETEHNVSKPTGPEEPNLVELSRDLPSGWQAYWDDSSKKVYYGNAVTSETTWNKPKH; encoded by the exons ATGGGAAGGCGAAAGGAGCGTCGAATTGCCGCCATAAGCGCCGCTGGTCGCAGAGTTAAGCTTGATTTGTGTGTGGAACCATCCG GAGATTTGGGTGGCTCCTCTGCTCAGGACGAACTTGGAGGGGACAGTGACTCCAGAACTCAGGCCGAGTTACCTGATTCACCCTCTTCCTCAG GTCCACAGCTAAATAATCCTCTTATGCTTCTCGAGCAATACAGTGATGATGACGTGGATGAACTTCTGAGCGAAGGTCAAGATGCTGGTGCTGCCAAGGACCCATCTTATGAGGTTGATGACACG ACAAAAGGCATTGGTGAAGAAACAACTGAAGATATTGGAACTGATGATGTGAATGATCCTTCTGTTCAAGTGGTGAAACAGCTTGAGATGGATAATGATGATTCTGTGTCGCAGGATCTTTTGCAAAAATTTGGGAAAGGAGTCAGTTCATTTAGTTATACTGATGATTTGCACAGAGAAACAAAGGCGATTGAAGAAGGTATACATGCTGCAACACATAGTGAACCAGTTGGAGACGAGAGTTCAAGCTGGAAAAAGGTGTTGCATGAAGAGAGTAGTCAATATTATTATTGGAATATTTTAACTGGTGAAACTTCATGGGAAGTACCTGACGTGTTGGCTCAGGCCACTGTTGTGAGTCATCCAGAGAAAACTGTTGGTGATACATCAGGAACATCTGTGGATGTAGAACAAGAAGATGCAACGTTTGAGAAACTTAAAGAAGGTTCTGAGGCCATTTACAAAACTAGTGGTAATTCTAGTAAAGGGGCAGAAGCAAATGGATTTGAGGAAGGATCCAAGGGTGATTCTCTTGGTAATGAAATAGCAAATACAGATGCCTGTCAAAATTGTCAAACTTCTTTGCTTGATGATGCTCCAGTAGTTAATGATGCTAAATATAACTGCAATTTACTTTCTATAGACTGCAAATCAGGGACTCATTTTGTTGCGCGTCTGTTAAAGCATTGTGACATCCTGTTAGAGCGATTGAACTCTTTGGAAAG TTTGAATTGGAATCTGCAATGGCaagatattaaattaaaatacaaattggAAGTTGAGATCAGACTCTCCGACATTATGACTTTAGCATCTCATGGATCAGCCTTACTTCAATTTTGGTTGTATACTGAGGAACAGTTAAAACGACTTGATGCAGCCATAGATGATGCTATTCGGCAATATGGTTCTGCTCCTATAGGTGAATATGAAGCTACTGTTAAATCACAAGAAGCCTTCAAAGTTGATTCAAATGAAAAGAAGGGACCATGTCAGGCTGCTAAAGAATCAAATCATCCTGATTCTACTTTTGAGAAGTCACATATTGAAGCTTATAGTGATCTTGCCACCACAACTGGACTTGTGTCTTCGCTGGTTAATCCCATCACGTGTTCTAATACTGAGACTGAAGGAAAGGATGAAATCGTTGGGCTTGAAGTGCAAAGTGAAATAATATCCAAATCTGTTGTTTATTGTGGAGAAGAGGTGGACATGGATGTGGACATGGAAGTCGAGGACACATCTACTTCACTGAAATCATCTATTGGAGGTGCATCAGGTGCTCATTATGATATCCTATCCCACGAACAATCAAATCTACAACATCCTCCTGCAGTCCACGAGCCATTGCTGCAGGGGCAAATGTTTAGTGTACAACCACCTGCCACAAGTTGGATTCATCAACTGTCTCTTGAAAACGGACCTTGCCCCCCTCCACCTCCTGATAATGAACCTTTTCCCCCTCCACCACCTGATGACTATCCTTTTCCCCCACCACCGCCTGACGAGCCTCCAGAAACATCTTATCCTCCACCATCACATTTCGAGTCTGTCCATTCTTTGCCTTATTCAGAGCACTATGTGCTGACATATCCTTCCTCAAATCTTGATTATTTTGGGCAATCAAACACTGAAATTTCTGGCGCCACTCTGTATTCCCATCCTGAGGGAGTGCAAGTTTCTGCTTCCCATATAACACCTTATTATGAACCAGTTTCGAATATCTATGCAGTCACTCCTTTGGTAGGCAACCCCGGAGAACCTAGTTCATATTATGGCCTTCAAAATGGCAGTCTAAATCATCCTTCATTGGTGAGTGGTGCAGCTGTGGAGTCTTCAAGGATTCAAAGTGAAACTGTTCTCACAAACAAGGACATTGATACTACATGTTCCTTAGGTTCCCATGCAGAAACTGCCTATGATTTATTTCCAAAAGCTAATCCTAGTGTTGTCAAGTATGGTCAAGGGTCTGTAAAGGAGGCAGAGTTCTTGGATGCTCAACTTGCTATTGGATCTCAATCAACTACTTCCACGAGCCATGGATCTCAATCAACTACTTCCACGAGCCATGGTGCTAATGCTTTGTCAGCCTCTGATACTCCAACTTTTGTTTCTGCTGCTGCTGCAAGTTCCAAGGTTCAATCCAAGG TTTCACGTAGTAAAAAGAGAAATGTTGCTATGGTATCCACATTGAGATCTAATAAGAAAGTCTCCAGCTTGGTGGACAAG TGGAAAGCTGCAAAAGAAGAGTTGCATGAAGAGGAAGAAGAACCTGAAAACGTTTATGAAATGTTAGAGAGGAAACGGCAACGAGAAATTGAG GAGTGGCAAGCCCAGCAGATTGCCAGTGGGGAGGCGAAAGAGAATGCTAATTTTCAGCCACTGGGTGGTGATTG GCGAGAAAGGGTGAAGCGGAAGAGAGCCCAACAAATGAAAGAAACTGAACACAATGTTTCAAAACCCACTGGACCTGAAGAACCCAATCTTGTTGAACTTTCAAGAGATCTTCCATCTGGGTGGCAG GCTTACTGGGATGATTCTTCAAAGAAAGTTTATTATGGAAATGCGGTGACATCTGAAACAACCTGGAATAAGCCAAAGCATTAG
- the LOC140828953 gene encoding uncharacterized protein isoform X3 has product MVISLHLLPATVHYSVNYRLVSLLFWRHQRWSEDQRRNFFDIGPQLNNPLMLLEQYSDDDVDELLSEGQDAGAAKDPSYEVDDTTKGIGEETTEDIGTDDVNDPSVQVVKQLEMDNDDSVSQDLLQKFGKGVSSFSYTDDLHRETKAIEEGIHAATHSEPVGDESSSWKKVLHEESSQYYYWNILTGETSWEVPDVLAQATVVSHPEKTVGDTSGTSVDVEQEDATFEKLKEGSEAIYKTSGNSSKGAEANGFEEGSKGDSLGNEIANTDACQNCQTSLLDDAPVVNDAKYNCNLLSIDCKSGTHFVARLLKHCDILLERLNSLESLNWNLQWQDIKLKYKLEVEIRLSDIMTLASHGSALLQFWLYTEEQLKRLDAAIDDAIRQYGSAPIGEYEATVKSQEAFKVDSNEKKGPCQAAKESNHPDSTFEKSHIEAYSDLATTTGLVSSLVNPITCSNTETEGKDEIVGLEVQSEIISKSVVYCGEEVDMDVDMEVEDTSTSLKSSIGGASGAHYDILSHEQSNLQHPPAVHEPLLQGQMFSVQPPATSWIHQLSLENGPCPPPPPDNEPFPPPPPDDYPFPPPPPDEPPETSYPPPSHFESVHSLPYSEHYVLTYPSSNLDYFGQSNTEISGATLYSHPEGVQVSASHITPYYEPVSNIYAVTPLVGNPGEPSSYYGLQNGSLNHPSLVSGAAVESSRIQSETVLTNKDIDTTCSLGSHAETAYDLFPKANPSVVKYGQGSVKEAEFLDAQLAIGSQSTTSTSHGSQSTTSTSHGANALSASDTPTFVSAAAASSKVQSKVSRSKKRNVAMVSTLRSNKKVSSLVDKWKAAKEELHEEEEEPENVYEMLERKRQREIEEWQAQQIASGEAKENANFQPLGGDWRERVKRKRAQQMKETEHNVSKPTGPEEPNLVELSRDLPSGWQAYWDDSSKKVYYGNAVTSETTWNKPKH; this is encoded by the exons ATGGTTATCAGCCTACATCTCCTCCCTGCCACAGTGCATTATTCTGTTAACTATCGACTTGTCAGTCTCTTATTTTGGCGGCATCAAAGGTGGTCTGAAGATCAGAGAAGGAACTTTTTCGATATTG GTCCACAGCTAAATAATCCTCTTATGCTTCTCGAGCAATACAGTGATGATGACGTGGATGAACTTCTGAGCGAAGGTCAAGATGCTGGTGCTGCCAAGGACCCATCTTATGAGGTTGATGACACG ACAAAAGGCATTGGTGAAGAAACAACTGAAGATATTGGAACTGATGATGTGAATGATCCTTCTGTTCAAGTGGTGAAACAGCTTGAGATGGATAATGATGATTCTGTGTCGCAGGATCTTTTGCAAAAATTTGGGAAAGGAGTCAGTTCATTTAGTTATACTGATGATTTGCACAGAGAAACAAAGGCGATTGAAGAAGGTATACATGCTGCAACACATAGTGAACCAGTTGGAGACGAGAGTTCAAGCTGGAAAAAGGTGTTGCATGAAGAGAGTAGTCAATATTATTATTGGAATATTTTAACTGGTGAAACTTCATGGGAAGTACCTGACGTGTTGGCTCAGGCCACTGTTGTGAGTCATCCAGAGAAAACTGTTGGTGATACATCAGGAACATCTGTGGATGTAGAACAAGAAGATGCAACGTTTGAGAAACTTAAAGAAGGTTCTGAGGCCATTTACAAAACTAGTGGTAATTCTAGTAAAGGGGCAGAAGCAAATGGATTTGAGGAAGGATCCAAGGGTGATTCTCTTGGTAATGAAATAGCAAATACAGATGCCTGTCAAAATTGTCAAACTTCTTTGCTTGATGATGCTCCAGTAGTTAATGATGCTAAATATAACTGCAATTTACTTTCTATAGACTGCAAATCAGGGACTCATTTTGTTGCGCGTCTGTTAAAGCATTGTGACATCCTGTTAGAGCGATTGAACTCTTTGGAAAG TTTGAATTGGAATCTGCAATGGCaagatattaaattaaaatacaaattggAAGTTGAGATCAGACTCTCCGACATTATGACTTTAGCATCTCATGGATCAGCCTTACTTCAATTTTGGTTGTATACTGAGGAACAGTTAAAACGACTTGATGCAGCCATAGATGATGCTATTCGGCAATATGGTTCTGCTCCTATAGGTGAATATGAAGCTACTGTTAAATCACAAGAAGCCTTCAAAGTTGATTCAAATGAAAAGAAGGGACCATGTCAGGCTGCTAAAGAATCAAATCATCCTGATTCTACTTTTGAGAAGTCACATATTGAAGCTTATAGTGATCTTGCCACCACAACTGGACTTGTGTCTTCGCTGGTTAATCCCATCACGTGTTCTAATACTGAGACTGAAGGAAAGGATGAAATCGTTGGGCTTGAAGTGCAAAGTGAAATAATATCCAAATCTGTTGTTTATTGTGGAGAAGAGGTGGACATGGATGTGGACATGGAAGTCGAGGACACATCTACTTCACTGAAATCATCTATTGGAGGTGCATCAGGTGCTCATTATGATATCCTATCCCACGAACAATCAAATCTACAACATCCTCCTGCAGTCCACGAGCCATTGCTGCAGGGGCAAATGTTTAGTGTACAACCACCTGCCACAAGTTGGATTCATCAACTGTCTCTTGAAAACGGACCTTGCCCCCCTCCACCTCCTGATAATGAACCTTTTCCCCCTCCACCACCTGATGACTATCCTTTTCCCCCACCACCGCCTGACGAGCCTCCAGAAACATCTTATCCTCCACCATCACATTTCGAGTCTGTCCATTCTTTGCCTTATTCAGAGCACTATGTGCTGACATATCCTTCCTCAAATCTTGATTATTTTGGGCAATCAAACACTGAAATTTCTGGCGCCACTCTGTATTCCCATCCTGAGGGAGTGCAAGTTTCTGCTTCCCATATAACACCTTATTATGAACCAGTTTCGAATATCTATGCAGTCACTCCTTTGGTAGGCAACCCCGGAGAACCTAGTTCATATTATGGCCTTCAAAATGGCAGTCTAAATCATCCTTCATTGGTGAGTGGTGCAGCTGTGGAGTCTTCAAGGATTCAAAGTGAAACTGTTCTCACAAACAAGGACATTGATACTACATGTTCCTTAGGTTCCCATGCAGAAACTGCCTATGATTTATTTCCAAAAGCTAATCCTAGTGTTGTCAAGTATGGTCAAGGGTCTGTAAAGGAGGCAGAGTTCTTGGATGCTCAACTTGCTATTGGATCTCAATCAACTACTTCCACGAGCCATGGATCTCAATCAACTACTTCCACGAGCCATGGTGCTAATGCTTTGTCAGCCTCTGATACTCCAACTTTTGTTTCTGCTGCTGCTGCAAGTTCCAAGGTTCAATCCAAGG TTTCACGTAGTAAAAAGAGAAATGTTGCTATGGTATCCACATTGAGATCTAATAAGAAAGTCTCCAGCTTGGTGGACAAG TGGAAAGCTGCAAAAGAAGAGTTGCATGAAGAGGAAGAAGAACCTGAAAACGTTTATGAAATGTTAGAGAGGAAACGGCAACGAGAAATTGAG GAGTGGCAAGCCCAGCAGATTGCCAGTGGGGAGGCGAAAGAGAATGCTAATTTTCAGCCACTGGGTGGTGATTG GCGAGAAAGGGTGAAGCGGAAGAGAGCCCAACAAATGAAAGAAACTGAACACAATGTTTCAAAACCCACTGGACCTGAAGAACCCAATCTTGTTGAACTTTCAAGAGATCTTCCATCTGGGTGGCAG GCTTACTGGGATGATTCTTCAAAGAAAGTTTATTATGGAAATGCGGTGACATCTGAAACAACCTGGAATAAGCCAAAGCATTAG
- the LOC140828953 gene encoding uncharacterized protein isoform X5 has product MLLEQYSDDDVDELLSEGQDAGAAKDPSYEVDDTTKGIGEETTEDIGTDDVNDPSVQVVKQLEMDNDDSVSQDLLQKFGKGVSSFSYTDDLHRETKAIEEGIHAATHSEPVGDESSSWKKVLHEESSQYYYWNILTGETSWEVPDVLAQATVVSHPEKTVGDTSGTSVDVEQEDATFEKLKEGSEAIYKTSGNSSKGAEANGFEEGSKGDSLGNEIANTDACQNCQTSLLDDAPVVNDAKYNCNLLSIDCKSGTHFVARLLKHCDILLERLNSLESLNWNLQWQDIKLKYKLEVEIRLSDIMTLASHGSALLQFWLYTEEQLKRLDAAIDDAIRQYGSAPIGEYEATVKSQEAFKVDSNEKKGPCQAAKESNHPDSTFEKSHIEAYSDLATTTGLVSSLVNPITCSNTETEGKDEIVGLEVQSEIISKSVVYCGEEVDMDVDMEVEDTSTSLKSSIGGASGAHYDILSHEQSNLQHPPAVHEPLLQGQMFSVQPPATSWIHQLSLENGPCPPPPPDNEPFPPPPPDDYPFPPPPPDEPPETSYPPPSHFESVHSLPYSEHYVLTYPSSNLDYFGQSNTEISGATLYSHPEGVQVSASHITPYYEPVSNIYAVTPLVGNPGEPSSYYGLQNGSLNHPSLVSGAAVESSRIQSETVLTNKDIDTTCSLGSHAETAYDLFPKANPSVVKYGQGSVKEAEFLDAQLAIGSQSTTSTSHGSQSTTSTSHGANALSASDTPTFVSAAAASSKVQSKVSRSKKRNVAMVSTLRSNKKVSSLVDKWKAAKEELHEEEEEPENVYEMLERKRQREIEEWQAQQIASGEAKENANFQPLGGDWRERVKRKRAQQMKETEHNVSKPTGPEEPNLVELSRDLPSGWQAYWDDSSKKVYYGNAVTSETTWNKPKH; this is encoded by the exons ATGCTTCTCGAGCAATACAGTGATGATGACGTGGATGAACTTCTGAGCGAAGGTCAAGATGCTGGTGCTGCCAAGGACCCATCTTATGAGGTTGATGACACG ACAAAAGGCATTGGTGAAGAAACAACTGAAGATATTGGAACTGATGATGTGAATGATCCTTCTGTTCAAGTGGTGAAACAGCTTGAGATGGATAATGATGATTCTGTGTCGCAGGATCTTTTGCAAAAATTTGGGAAAGGAGTCAGTTCATTTAGTTATACTGATGATTTGCACAGAGAAACAAAGGCGATTGAAGAAGGTATACATGCTGCAACACATAGTGAACCAGTTGGAGACGAGAGTTCAAGCTGGAAAAAGGTGTTGCATGAAGAGAGTAGTCAATATTATTATTGGAATATTTTAACTGGTGAAACTTCATGGGAAGTACCTGACGTGTTGGCTCAGGCCACTGTTGTGAGTCATCCAGAGAAAACTGTTGGTGATACATCAGGAACATCTGTGGATGTAGAACAAGAAGATGCAACGTTTGAGAAACTTAAAGAAGGTTCTGAGGCCATTTACAAAACTAGTGGTAATTCTAGTAAAGGGGCAGAAGCAAATGGATTTGAGGAAGGATCCAAGGGTGATTCTCTTGGTAATGAAATAGCAAATACAGATGCCTGTCAAAATTGTCAAACTTCTTTGCTTGATGATGCTCCAGTAGTTAATGATGCTAAATATAACTGCAATTTACTTTCTATAGACTGCAAATCAGGGACTCATTTTGTTGCGCGTCTGTTAAAGCATTGTGACATCCTGTTAGAGCGATTGAACTCTTTGGAAAG TTTGAATTGGAATCTGCAATGGCaagatattaaattaaaatacaaattggAAGTTGAGATCAGACTCTCCGACATTATGACTTTAGCATCTCATGGATCAGCCTTACTTCAATTTTGGTTGTATACTGAGGAACAGTTAAAACGACTTGATGCAGCCATAGATGATGCTATTCGGCAATATGGTTCTGCTCCTATAGGTGAATATGAAGCTACTGTTAAATCACAAGAAGCCTTCAAAGTTGATTCAAATGAAAAGAAGGGACCATGTCAGGCTGCTAAAGAATCAAATCATCCTGATTCTACTTTTGAGAAGTCACATATTGAAGCTTATAGTGATCTTGCCACCACAACTGGACTTGTGTCTTCGCTGGTTAATCCCATCACGTGTTCTAATACTGAGACTGAAGGAAAGGATGAAATCGTTGGGCTTGAAGTGCAAAGTGAAATAATATCCAAATCTGTTGTTTATTGTGGAGAAGAGGTGGACATGGATGTGGACATGGAAGTCGAGGACACATCTACTTCACTGAAATCATCTATTGGAGGTGCATCAGGTGCTCATTATGATATCCTATCCCACGAACAATCAAATCTACAACATCCTCCTGCAGTCCACGAGCCATTGCTGCAGGGGCAAATGTTTAGTGTACAACCACCTGCCACAAGTTGGATTCATCAACTGTCTCTTGAAAACGGACCTTGCCCCCCTCCACCTCCTGATAATGAACCTTTTCCCCCTCCACCACCTGATGACTATCCTTTTCCCCCACCACCGCCTGACGAGCCTCCAGAAACATCTTATCCTCCACCATCACATTTCGAGTCTGTCCATTCTTTGCCTTATTCAGAGCACTATGTGCTGACATATCCTTCCTCAAATCTTGATTATTTTGGGCAATCAAACACTGAAATTTCTGGCGCCACTCTGTATTCCCATCCTGAGGGAGTGCAAGTTTCTGCTTCCCATATAACACCTTATTATGAACCAGTTTCGAATATCTATGCAGTCACTCCTTTGGTAGGCAACCCCGGAGAACCTAGTTCATATTATGGCCTTCAAAATGGCAGTCTAAATCATCCTTCATTGGTGAGTGGTGCAGCTGTGGAGTCTTCAAGGATTCAAAGTGAAACTGTTCTCACAAACAAGGACATTGATACTACATGTTCCTTAGGTTCCCATGCAGAAACTGCCTATGATTTATTTCCAAAAGCTAATCCTAGTGTTGTCAAGTATGGTCAAGGGTCTGTAAAGGAGGCAGAGTTCTTGGATGCTCAACTTGCTATTGGATCTCAATCAACTACTTCCACGAGCCATGGATCTCAATCAACTACTTCCACGAGCCATGGTGCTAATGCTTTGTCAGCCTCTGATACTCCAACTTTTGTTTCTGCTGCTGCTGCAAGTTCCAAGGTTCAATCCAAGG TTTCACGTAGTAAAAAGAGAAATGTTGCTATGGTATCCACATTGAGATCTAATAAGAAAGTCTCCAGCTTGGTGGACAAG TGGAAAGCTGCAAAAGAAGAGTTGCATGAAGAGGAAGAAGAACCTGAAAACGTTTATGAAATGTTAGAGAGGAAACGGCAACGAGAAATTGAG GAGTGGCAAGCCCAGCAGATTGCCAGTGGGGAGGCGAAAGAGAATGCTAATTTTCAGCCACTGGGTGGTGATTG GCGAGAAAGGGTGAAGCGGAAGAGAGCCCAACAAATGAAAGAAACTGAACACAATGTTTCAAAACCCACTGGACCTGAAGAACCCAATCTTGTTGAACTTTCAAGAGATCTTCCATCTGGGTGGCAG GCTTACTGGGATGATTCTTCAAAGAAAGTTTATTATGGAAATGCGGTGACATCTGAAACAACCTGGAATAAGCCAAAGCATTAG